Below is a window of Deltaproteobacteria bacterium DNA.
GTGTCGCCCTTGAAGGCCGCGAGGATGGGGCCGCCCTGCGCGCTGGCAATGTCCTGGCCGAGGATCTTCATGGCCGTGGGCGCCACGTCGGCGTGATCCACCGGGTGCTTGAGCACCACGCCCTGCTTGAACGCCGGGCCCCACATGATGAGCGGCACGTACAGCTCGTCGTAGCTGAGGCCGCCGTGCCGCCCGAAGGGGAAGGGGTGCTGGTTCACGTCGAAGGTGCCCACGCCGCCGTCGCTCACCACCGTGCCCAGCGTCCAGCCGTCCTGCGGGAAGACGATGATGTCGGCCTGGTTGGGGCCCTCGATGCGGAAGTCGTGCAGCGTGCGCGTGCCCGCGTAGCCGTCCCAGGTGAGGGTGCGGGTGGTGTCCACGCCCTGGATGTTTCCGGACTGGATGAGGTCCACCAGCTTGTGCGCGACCGACGTCTGCTTGGCATAGCCGAACGCGTTCCCGGCGTCGGGGACCTTGGCGTAGATGAGCGCGTCGCCGTCCTCGTTGAGCATGTCGTACTGGAGGGGCGTGACCTCGGGCGCGCCGTGGTTGGTCACTTGCTGTGCGAGCTGATCGCCGTCGTTGCCGCTGTAGCCGAGGCGCACCTGCTTGGTGCTGTCCACCTTGCCGTGGTCGAGGGTGAAGAGGATGTTCACCTGGTTCGCGTACGGCGAGTTCTGGATGGCGGTGAGCAGGTCGCCGATGGCGTCGTCGTAGTCGTCGACGATGGCGTCGAGCTCGGCGGTGTCCGCGCCGTAGGTGCTGGTGGGGTCGCCGTCGAGGGCGATGAAGGCCCAGACCATCATGAAGCGCGGGGGCGCCGCGCCGCCCGCCGCCGCCGCCTGCCACACGTTCGCGGCGTCGCGGATGGTGAAGTGCTCGATGCTCTCCGTGCCGCCGTCGGCCGCGTAGAAGTTGGTCAGGGGCGGGCCGTCGAAGGTGATGTTGCCGCCGTCGCTCACGGCGCTGCGCGGGTAGTTGAACGCGCCCACGAGCAGGTTCTCCGCGGTCGACTGGCTGACCTGGAGCCCGAAGATGGAGCTGCCCTTCACGGTGAAGTGCACATCGCTGGCGCCCATCTCGAAGGGTGGCAGCTGGCCGATGTACGTCGTGGGGCCGAGGCCCGCGTTCTCGACCGTGGAGTAGACCGAGTCGACGTGGTGCGCCGGGCCGCTCGCGGTGTCGTTGAGTGGGTTGAGGTTGTAATAGACGTACTCGCCGAGCCCGAGGCCCACGAGGTTGAAGGGCTGGCTCCAGGCCTGCCAGGTCGGGTTCGAGTGGTCGGTGCGCGTGAGCCAGCTGTTGGCGGGCACGTTGGTGGCTTCGGGCCACTCGCCGGTGATCAAGGTGACGTTGTTGTGGTTGGAGTGCGTGGGCAGGTCCACGCGGGTGTACGCGAGCGTGCCCTCGCTGATCATGCGCTTGAGGTTGGGGGCGCGGGCGTCCCAGAGGGCCTTGAGGCCGTGGTCGTCGATGTCGATCTCGATGACGTACTGCGTGCCCGTGGTGCCGCCGGTCGAGCCGCCGGTGCTGCCGGTGGAGCCCTGGCCGGTGGTGCCCGTGGAGCCGGTGCCGGACGTTCCGGTGCTGCCGCTGCTGGAGCTCGAGTTCTTCCCTGAGCAGGCAGCGAGTGCAGCAGCGAGCGAGGCGACGACAAGCAAGCGGCGCATGCGAACTCCCGAGGAGACGAAGGCCTGTTCGCTAACACGATTTGTGCACACGCGGATAGTGACGCGATCGTGGACGTCGCTCGTGGCTCGTGGCTCATTCGTCTCGAAACCGGCGTTCACGAACCAGGAACGAGGAACCAGGAACTGCAGTACCGCTCGCTCGCCTGCCCGGTATAATCCGCGCGCGCCCGAGCGTTGCCCAAGAGGGCACGCCCTCACCGCGAGGAGATCATGGCCAACCCGCTCGTCGAGATGCAGAAGCTCGGGCAATCGCCCTGGCACGACAACATCCGCCGTCAGCAGCTCACCAGCGGCAAGCTCAAAGGCATGATCGACGCCGGTGACATCACCGGCCTCACGTCCAACCCCACCATCTTCGAGCAGGCGATCAAGTCGAAGGACTACGACACCGAGATCGCCGAGCTCGCCAAGGCCGGCAAGACCTCGCTGCAGATCTTCGACGCCATCGCCATCGAGGACATCCGCGCCGCCGCGGATCTCTTCAAGCCCGTGTTCGATCGCACCCAGGGCAACGACGGCTACGTCAGCATCGAGGTGGCGCCGCACTTCGCCCGCGACAGCACCGCCACCATCAACGAGGCCAAGCGCCTCTGGGCCGCCGTCGACCGCCCGAACGTGATGGTGAAGATCCCCGCGACGCTCGAGGGCCTGCCTGCCATCGAGACCTGCCTCGCCGAGGGGCTGAACATCAACGTCACGCTCATCTTCTCGCTCGAGCGCTACGACGCGGTGATGAACGCGTACATCAACGGGCTCACCCAGCGCGCCGCCGCGGGCAAGGACGTGAACCGCGCCGCCAGCGTGGCCAGCTTCTTCGTCTCGCGCGTGGACACCCTGGTGGACCGCCTGCTCGACGAGCGCACCGCCGCCAACGCCGAGGACGTGAAGCGCATGGCGGATCTGCACGGCAAGGCGGCCATCGCCAACGCCAAGCTGGCGTACCGCAACTTCCAGAAGAAGTTCGGCGGGAGCGCCTTCGCGGAGCTGAAGAAGAAGGGCGCGCGCGTGCAGCGGCCGCTCTGGGCGAGCACGTCGACCAAGAACCCGAAGTACCAGGACACGTACTACGTCGAGGCGCTGCTGGGCCCGGACAGCGTGGACACCATGCCGCCCGCCACCATCGACGCCTATCGCGATCACGGCAAGCCGAGCGTTCAGATCGACAAAGAGCTCAACGCCGCCGACAAGGTGATGCGCGAGCTCGCCGAGCTGGGCATCGAGATGAAGGCCGTCACCAAGCAGCTCGAGGACGAGGGCGTGGCCAGCTTCGCCAAGTCCTTCGACAGCATGATCGACGCGGTCGAGGTGCTCCGGAAGAAGGCCACGGGCGCGTAGCACGCAGGGCGTTCGCAACCCAGCGCAGGACCTTCGCGCAGTCCACGACTCCCCTTCCCCATTCGTAACCGGGAAGGGGTTTCGTCGTTGCACTCCCGAACCAGCCACGACGAGCCACGGCAGCTGGCCAGGGTTGGCTCGATGCATGCGTATGCGCAGCGCATGCACGGTCCTTCCATTCTGGTGGTGAACGACGACACCGCGCTGCGCGACCTGGTGGAGCTGGCCTTCAGCATGGCCGGCTTCGAGGTTTGGAAAGCGCGCAACACCGAGCAGGCGCTGGAGCTCTGCGTGGAGCACCCGCCGGCCGCGGCGCTCCTGGACCTCGCGATGGAGGAGGCCGAGGGCGGCTCGCTGGGGCGCACGCTGCGGCGGCGCTTTGGGCGGTCGATCGCGCTGGTGGTGGTGGGAACGCCGGCGGAGGTCGAGGCCCTGCCCGAGCTCGACGCCGACGCGTTCGTTCCCAAACCCTTCGACATCGACGAACTCCTCCGGCTGACCTCGCGGCTCACCTTCGTGGCCCAGCAGCCCGGGCTCTGATTGCAGCGGGCGCGCGCCGCATCCACCTTCCTCGCGTGCGGGGTGGGGAGGCGGGATGGGGGCGTGGGCGCTGGCCACGTGGGCACTCGTTGCGTCCGGGGCGCCGGGCGCGTGGGAGCAGGTCAGTTCCGGTGAGGTGGAGGTCTGGGTCCGCCAGACGCCACACAGCGGGGTGCGCGAGGTGCGCGCGAGCAAGGTCATCCACGCCAGCGCCGAGCGCTTGAAGGCGCTCATCTCCGACGAGGAGCGCGCCCGCCACGGGCCGCACGTGGTGGAGTACCGGAGCGTGGCCGATCCCTCGCCCGGGGTGTGGATTCGCTACGCGCGGGTGAGCGTGCCGCTCATGGAGGATCGCGACGCGTTCGTGCGCGTCACGCAGGACCGCGACCTCCAGCCCGACGGCACTGGCGAGTACCACCTGAGCTGGGTGCCCTGGGGCGACGACCGGCCCACGCGCTCGGGCGTGGTGCGGGTGCGCCAGACGCGCGGCTACTGGGACATCCAATCGCTCGGCAACGGCTTCTCGCGCGTGGAATACGACCTCGCGTGCGATCCCGGCGGGATGATGCCGAGCTTCGTGGTGAACCTGGTGAACAAGCGGCTGGTGCCGGGCGTGCTCTTCGACCTCGAGCGCGACGCATTGAAGCAGCCGAACCCGCACGCGCGCTGAAGGCGCTTTTCAAC
It encodes the following:
- a CDS encoding alkaline phosphatase family protein, with translation MRRLLVVASLAAALAACSGKNSSSSSGSTGTSGTGSTGTTGQGSTGSTGGSTGGTTGTQYVIEIDIDDHGLKALWDARAPNLKRMISEGTLAYTRVDLPTHSNHNNVTLITGEWPEATNVPANSWLTRTDHSNPTWQAWSQPFNLVGLGLGEYVYYNLNPLNDTASGPAHHVDSVYSTVENAGLGPTTYIGQLPPFEMGASDVHFTVKGSSIFGLQVSQSTAENLLVGAFNYPRSAVSDGGNITFDGPPLTNFYAADGGTESIEHFTIRDAANVWQAAAAGGAAPPRFMMVWAFIALDGDPTSTYGADTAELDAIVDDYDDAIGDLLTAIQNSPYANQVNILFTLDHGKVDSTKQVRLGYSGNDGDQLAQQVTNHGAPEVTPLQYDMLNEDGDALIYAKVPDAGNAFGYAKQTSVAHKLVDLIQSGNIQGVDTTRTLTWDGYAGTRTLHDFRIEGPNQADIIVFPQDGWTLGTVVSDGGVGTFDVNQHPFPFGRHGGLSYDELYVPLIMWGPAFKQGVVLKHPVDHADVAPTAMKILGQDIASAQGGPILAAFKGDTAETLTDPSDMSTARDTVLTAAGFQGAASLAGTPANQVVIVDLAGVSYDEAFTDPVTSAHLPKLAALAASGVSFEAAWNRYRASAENRFEMLAGGTPVLDPSGNWLATAETDPSQTGFPGRGLLLEPAPTGQVPNSDALTAWRGSANFVSDSLIQSAQTLGFTPAIIGNASAAAAHLSIDPSLVLPTSDDQAAGQLGTFIAANNKAVAVVSLGQTGRTADRHSAPALAELDALDAALDAVHNAAPNATFIVTSSNGADIDDSAAAFYGPQAARHVPFVIAGGPARSGVLSGQPVTAADVPATALFALGQAATTDLVWGTYITGNTNAAGVPVPVPSTSTAGHVLATGFTLR
- the tal gene encoding transaldolase — protein: MANPLVEMQKLGQSPWHDNIRRQQLTSGKLKGMIDAGDITGLTSNPTIFEQAIKSKDYDTEIAELAKAGKTSLQIFDAIAIEDIRAAADLFKPVFDRTQGNDGYVSIEVAPHFARDSTATINEAKRLWAAVDRPNVMVKIPATLEGLPAIETCLAEGLNINVTLIFSLERYDAVMNAYINGLTQRAAAGKDVNRAASVASFFVSRVDTLVDRLLDERTAANAEDVKRMADLHGKAAIANAKLAYRNFQKKFGGSAFAELKKKGARVQRPLWASTSTKNPKYQDTYYVEALLGPDSVDTMPPATIDAYRDHGKPSVQIDKELNAADKVMRELAELGIEMKAVTKQLEDEGVASFAKSFDSMIDAVEVLRKKATGA
- a CDS encoding response regulator; protein product: MHGPSILVVNDDTALRDLVELAFSMAGFEVWKARNTEQALELCVEHPPAAALLDLAMEEAEGGSLGRTLRRRFGRSIALVVVGTPAEVEALPELDADAFVPKPFDIDELLRLTSRLTFVAQQPGL